Proteins encoded in a region of the Zea mays cultivar B73 chromosome 4, Zm-B73-REFERENCE-NAM-5.0, whole genome shotgun sequence genome:
- the LOC100501516 gene encoding probable sucrose-phosphate synthase 5 yields MAAGNEWINGYLEAILDAGTRLRGPWQQQGGAASLTAALPRLLAEAGGQQGAAAYSPTRYFVEEVVSRFDDRDLHKTWTKVVAMRNSQERSNRLVNLCWRIWHVARKKKQVQREYARQLAQRRLEQELGSREAAEELSDGEKDGAPDAAQQPVSVAAPDGRIARIGSEARIVSDDEGGDGGKDDRNLYIVLISIHGLVRGENMELGRDADTGGQVKYVVELARALAATAGVHRVDLLTRQISCPDVDWTYGEPVEMITHQADDGDGSGGGAYIVRLPCGPRDKYLPKESLWPHIPEFVDRALAHVTNVARALGDQQQQQPDAGAGAGAAAPVWPYVVHGHYADAAEAAAHLASALNVPMVMTGHSLGRNKLEQLLKLGRMPRAEIQGTYRIARRIEAEETGLDAADMVVTSTKQEIEEQWGLYDGFDLMVERKLRVRRRRGLSCLGRYMPRMVVIPPGMDFSYVDTQDLAEGDADLQMLMSPGKAKKPLPPIWSEVLRFFVNPHKPMILALSRPDPKKNVTTLLKAYGESRHLRELANLTLILGNRHDIEEMSGGAATVLTAVLKLIDRYDLYGCVAYPKHHKQTDVPHIYRLAAKTKGVFINPALVEPFGLTLIEAAAYGLPVVATKNGGPVDIIKALHNGLLVDPHDEAAITEALLSLLADKARWAECRRNGLRNIHRFSWPHHCRLYLSHVAANCDHPAPHQLLRVPASPRAALAEHGTDDSLSESLRGLSISIDASHDLKAGDSAAAIMDALRRRRSADRPPSSAARAIGHAPGRRQGLLVLAVDCYNGDGTPDAERMKKAVDLALSAAAAAGGRLGCVLSTGMTIAEAADALSACGVDPAGFDALVCSSGADLCYPWREVAADDEYAGHVAFRWPGNHVRAAVPRLGKAEGAQEADLAFDEAACSGPCHAYAAAGASKVKKVDSIRQSLRMRGFRCNLVYTRACTRLNVIPLSASRPRALRYLSIQWGIDLSKVAVLVGDKGDTDRERLLPGLHRTLVLPELVCHGSEELRRDQDGFLAEDVVSMDSPNILTLAEYQAAVDILKAI; encoded by the exons ATGGCGGCGGGGAACGAGTGGATCAACGGGTACCTGGAGGCGATCCTGGACGCGGGCACGAGGCTGCGCGGGCCGTGGCAGCAGCAGGGCGGCGCGGCTTCGCTGACGGCCGCGCTGCCGAGGCTGCTGGCGGAGGCCGGCGGCCAGCAGGGCGCCGCGGCGTACAGCCCGACGCGCTACTTCGTGGAGGAGGTGGTGAGCCGCTTCGACGACCGCGACCTCCACAAGACGTGGACCAAG GTGGTGGCGATGCGCAACAGCCAGGAGCGGAGCAACCGGCTGGTGAACCTGTGCTGGAGGATCTGGCACGTCGCGAGGAAGAAGAAGCAG GTGCAACGGGAGTACGCGCGGCAGCTGGCGCAGCGGCGCCTGGAGCAGGAGCTGGGCAGCCGGGAGGCCGCCGAGGAGCTCTCCGATGGCGAGAAGGACGGCGCCCCCGACGCCGCCCAGCAGCCTGTGTCGGTGGCGGCGCCCGACGGCCGGATCGCCAGGATCGGGTCCGAGGCCCGGATCGTGTCGGACGACGAGGGCGGGGACGGCGGCAAGGACGACAGGAACCTCTACATCGTGCTCATCAG CATACACGGGCTCGTCCGTGGCGAGAACATGGAGCTCGGCCGTGACGCTGACACCGGGGGGCAG GTGAAGTATGTGGTGGAGCTGGCCCGGGCGCTGGCGGCGACCGCCGGCGTGCACCGCGTGGACCTACTCACGCGCCAGATCTCCTGCCCGGACGTCGATTGGACCTACGGGGAGCCCGTCGAGATGATCACCCATCAGGccgacgacggcgacggcagcggcggcgggGCCTACATCGTGCGCCTCCCGTGCGGGCCCCGCGACAAGTACCTCCCCAAGGAgtccctgtggccgcacatccccGAGTTCGTGGACCGCGCGCTGGCGCACGTCACCAACGTCGCGCGCGCGCTGGgggaccagcagcagcagcagcccgacgccggcgcgggcgcgggcgcggccgccCCGGTGTGGCCGTACGTGGTCCACGGCCACTACGCGGacgcggcggaggcggcggcgcaCCTGGCCAGCGCGCTCAACGTGCCCATGGTCATGACGGGCCACTCCCTGGGGCGGAACAAGCTGGAGCAGCTGCTCAAGCTGGGCCGCATGCCGCGCGCCGAGATCCAGGGCACCTACCGGATCGCGCGCCGAATCGAGGCCGAGGAGACCGGCCTCGACGCCGCCGATATGGTGGTCACCAGCACCAAGCAGGAGATCGAGGAGCAGTGGGGCCTCTACGACGGCTTCGACCTCATGGTGGAGCGCAAGCTCCGGGTGCGCCGCCGCAGGGGCCTCAGCTGCCTCGGACGCTACATGCCGCGGATGGTCGTCATCCCGCCGGGGATGGACTTCAGCTACGTCGACACGCAGGACCTCGCTGAGGGCGACGCCGACCTGCAGATGCTCATGAGTCCCGGCAAGGCCAAGAAGCCATTGCCTCCCATTTGGTCAGAG GTCCTGAGGTTCTTCGTCAACCCGCACAAGCCCATGATCCTGGCGCTGTCGCGGCCGGACCCCAAGAAGAACGTCACCACGCTGCTCAAGGCCTATGGCGAGAGCCGCCACCTCCGCGAGCTTGCCAACCTT ACACTGATACTGGGGAACCGGCATGATATCGAGGAGATGTCCGGCGGCGCCGCCACAGTTCTGACGGCAGTGCTCAAGCTCATCGACCGGTACGACCTGTACGGCTGCGTCGCCTACCCTAAGCACCACAAGCAGACCGACGTGCCGCACATATACCGCCTTGCCGCCAAGACGAAG GGAGTGTTCATTAATCCTGCACTTGTGGAGCCATTCGGCCTCACCCTCATAGAG GCCGCTGCGTATGGTCTGCCCGTGGTGGCCACCAAGAACGGCGGTCCGGTGGACATCATCAAGGCGCTGCACAACGGGCTGCTGGTGGACCCGCACGACGAGGCGGCGATAACGGAGGCGCTGCTCAGCCTGCTAGCCGACAAGGCGCGGTGGGCCGAGTGCCGGCGCAACGGCCTCCGCAACATCCACCGCTTCTCCTGGCCGCACCACTGCCGCCTCTACCTCTCCCACGTGGCCGCCAACTGCGACCACCCGGCGCCGCACCAGCTGCTCCGCGTCCCGGCCAGCCCGCGCGCCGCGCTCGCCGAGCATGGCACCGACGACTCCCTCTCGGAGTCGCTCCGCGGCCTCTCCATCTCCATCGACGCCTCGCACGACCTCAAGGCCGGGGACTCCGCCGCGGCCATCATGGACGCGCTCCGCCGGCGCCGCTCCGCCGACCGGCCGCCGAGCTCGGCCGCGAGGGCGATCGGGCACGCGCCGGGCCGGCGGCAGGGTCTCCTCGTCCTCGCCGTCGACTGCTACAACGGCGACGGCACACCGGACGCCGAGCGGATGAAGAAAGCTGTCGACCTGGCGCTGTcggcggcggcagcggccggCGGCCGGCTCGGGTGCGTCCTGTCGACCGGGATGACCATAGCCGAGGCCGCGGACGCGCTCAGCGCCTGCGGCGTCGACCCGGCCGGCTTCGACGCGCTCGTCTGCAGCAGCGGCGCGGATCTCTGCTACCCGTGGAGGGAGGTCGCGGCGGACGACGAGTACGCGGGGCACGTGGCGTTCCGGTGGCCCGGGAACCACGTGCGCGCGGCCGTGCCGAGGCTCGGAAAGGCCGAGGGCGCGCAGGAGGCGGACCTCGCCTTCGACGAGGCCGCCTGCTCCGGGCCTTGCCACGCCTACGCCGCGGCGGGCGCGTCTAAG GTGAAGAAGGTGGACTCGATCCGGCAGTCGCTGCGCATGCGCGGGTTCCGGTGCAACCTCGTGTACACGCGCGCGTGCACGCGCCTCAACGTCATCCCGCTCTCGGCGTCGCGGCCGCGCGCGCTCAG GTACCTGTCGATACAATGGGGCATCGACCTGTCCAAGGTGGCCGTGCTCGTGGGCGACAAGGGCGACACCGACCGCGAACGGCTGCTCCCTGGCCTGCACAGAACGCTGGTCCTGCCGGAGCTAGTTTGCCACGGCAGCGAGGAGCTGCGCCGCGACCAAGACGGGTTTCTGGCAGAGGACGTCGTCTCCATGGACTCCCCGAATATCCTCACCCTCGCCGAGTACCAGGCGGCGGTCGACATCCTCAAGGCTATTTGA